Part of the Sodalinema gerasimenkoae IPPAS B-353 genome is shown below.
GTCAGGATATCCCGGCGATGACATCCAATGAGTTGGTCTGATGACATTTGGAAAAGGTCACAGGCGGCAGGATTTGCGGCCTGACAAAATCCGTCGGGGTCAAAGAGGAGAAGCCCGTCGGAGGTTACCGCAAATAAGGCATCGAAGGCGTCGGGTCTTTGAGGATTGAAGGATTGAGGGGAGTGAGACACAACTAAGCTGAGGTAACTGAGCTGGGAGAATAGAGGCTATTTCTGCAAACTATTTAGTTTATACCAAGACTCACAACCCATTATCGGCAAACTTAGGGCATAAGTATTGTGCGTTATGGGGAGTTTTAGCAAATCCACGAGAGTCCTGCAATTTTTATCAGGGTCATTGTCATAAAACCTGGATAATTTAGGGTTTAGTCCAGGGAAGGGCAAGTTTCAGTCGGTGAGCTAGAACTCGTAAACTTTGTCGTAGGGTGGGTAGTCGTTGGATATATACGAGGGTGCGGATGAGGTTACCCAGGCGACCTTTGATTGTGATCCCGAAGCTGTGGACGACTCCGTTGTGAATGCCTAGGGTGAGCATTTCTCCGAGATGACGGTAACGGAAGGGTTTGAGGGAGCCTTGAAAGACGTAGGATTGGAGGTTTTTCGCCAGGTGGGGGGCCTGTTGATAGGCGACTTGGGCGGTGTTGGCTAAGGGGGTGGCGGCTAAGTCCCCGAGGACAAATACTTCTGGGTAGCGGCTCAGTTGTAGTTCGGGGGTGACGGAAAGCTGACCGCGATCGCCGCCGGGAAGGGAGCGAATGAGGGGACTGATCTCGGTTCCGGCTGTCCAGATGACGAGATGGCTGGTTTCTTTAAAGAATTTCCCTTGTTGCTGGAGTTGCAGTTGAAAGTCTCCTTGATGTTGAATCGCCTTGACGTTGGTGTTGAGGCTGAGGCGGATGCGACGTTTGTTGATGGCTCCCTCAGCGGCTTTGCGGGTTGGGGGGCTGAATCCTGGTAGCAGTTGTGGGCCGCGATGGATGAGATGTATTTGATGGCGATCGCCCAACCGATCGGCTAGCTTACAGGCCAA
Proteins encoded:
- a CDS encoding NAD(P)/FAD-dependent oxidoreductase, producing MNRPPSSPVNPRICILGGGFAGLYSALALAKIQLLEQWQIVVIDQTDRFEFSPLLYELISGELEAWEVAPPYLQLLRNERINFYCDRIEGINLEARQVQLRDRGPLGYTYLIIALGLEGRVPPHPDVLSFRRLADVQRLEAELQRLQHEPSLDISIVGAGASGVELACKLADRLGDRHQIHLIHRGPQLLPGFSPPTRKAAEGAINKRRIRLSLNTNVKAIQHQGDFQLQLQQQGKFFKETSHLVIWTAGTEISPLIRSLPGGDRGQLSVTPELQLSRYPEVFVLGDLAATPLANTAQVAYQQAPHLAKNLQSYVFQGSLKPFRYRHLGEMLTLGIHNGVVHSFGITIKGRLGNLIRTLVYIQRLPTLRQSLRVLAHRLKLALPWTKP